The region TGTCCAAGTTGTGCTTCTCCTTGTCTAGCTAGCATGTTGGCTACATCTATTCGCCAACCATCAATAGAAAATGGAGGTCTAAGCCAATGACGTAAAATAGAATCTTGTGCTGCATACATTCTATTTCTTAGTTTTTCACTACGATAATTTAGTTTAGGTAAACTAGAAATTCCCAGCCAAGAAGCATAATTATTAGGACGTGAATAAAAAGTAAAAAATTCTGCTGTTTCGCTGTTAGGGTTTGTTTGTGCATCAATAAACCAAGGATGCGTTGCCCCACAATGATTTAACACTATGTCTAACATTAAACGCATTTCTTTTTTATTTAATTCTTGTCTTAGCTTTACTAGGGCAGAGTTACCCCCAAAATGAGGATCTATATTAAGAAAATCTGCTGTATCATATTTATGATTACTTGGAGCAGTAAAAATAGGGTTAAGATAGATAGCATTTATACCTAATTCTGTTAAATAGTCTAAATTTTTATATACACCAACTAAATCACCTCCAAAAAACTCTACTCCGCCAGTTTCACCATGTGGACGAGGTAGTTCACCCCAGGGACGAGAAATTACAGGTTGGTTATAACAAAGATACTCATCAGATTTTACATTTGATTTTTTATCTCCATCAGCAAAACGATCTGGAAAAATTTGATAAAAAACACTGTCACGAATCCAACAAGGAGCATTAAAATCAACTAATAGCTTAAAATCTGTATGATCTAGAGGGGTGTGTTGTTGTATTCCTGCGCCGCTAAACCACCAACTTCCATTTATTGAATGAATAAAAAAACGGTAGTTAAAATGCTTCATTGTAATTACAACTTTAGTTTCCCACCATTGACAAACATTAATGGTTTTCGCGTAAAAATCTCCAGTTAATGAATCTGCACTAATCGGGTACATTGGAGTTAATGATTGTTCTCCATCTGGACAGGTACGTAAATAAATTGCTTTG is a window of Blastocatellia bacterium DNA encoding:
- a CDS encoding maltodextrin glucosidase, with translation MTTFSWIESVHHDSSLLYVKLEHEKLGTTVTIKIRADIDAPIKAIYLRTCPDGEQSLTPMYPISADSLTGDFYAKTINVCQWWETKVVITMKHFNYRFFIHSINGSWWFSGAGIQQHTPLDHTDFKLLVDFNAPCWIRDSVFYQIFPDRFADGDKKSNVKSDEYLCYNQPVISRPWGELPRPHGETGGVEFFGGDLVGVYKNLDYLTELGINAIYLNPIFTAPSNHKYDTADFLNIDPHFGGNSALVKLRQELNKKEMRLMLDIVLNHCGATHPWFIDAQTNPNSETAEFFTFYSRPNNYASWLGISSLPKLNYRSEKLRNRMYAAQDSILRHWLRPPFSIDGWRIDVANMLARQGEAQLGHKIGRGIRRAVKAEFPEAYLLGEHFHDGTAHLQGEELDASMNYRGFTFPLLNWLAGFDIDKAFVKDLDTSQTLPTEAFAKQLQNFLATIPWQIATQQFNQLGSHDTPRILTLVGEDVEKAKLAATLLLTYPGHSMCLLWR